The proteins below are encoded in one region of Oryzias melastigma strain HK-1 linkage group LG9, ASM292280v2, whole genome shotgun sequence:
- the npc1l1 gene encoding NPC1-like intracellular cholesterol transporter 1 has protein sequence MKHLTAAITVLALVMLSEAQHQAGFCAFYDECGRNPSLDETLIPPIVPCLNYSPARHLTGEHYRRFKEVCPMLDQGEGNTYGCCSIGQLASLETSLSLSKGVLNRCPSCAENFAHMHCMATCSPNQTLAVKVTKVMNVTYLGKPRDVVVAYNAYINNEFADTAFQSCKNVRLPATGGFAISTMCGRYGATLCTPQRWYDFQGDSSNGLAPLDIDFFLIKGHDTTGLPEGVIPYNGRALGCNEYTPSGSEPCSCQDCEMSCPSVSPPATPPPPFRLLGMDGFLVISIILSCVLICAFLLYVIVSFWMSSKKRKDQSGEKRKNKSKVKEEKDILKRTIHPSEVTCADKTSLVAQDFLSSVFQRWGTLMASYPLTVLLLSAIVVAVFSVGLKSIELTTDPVELWSAPNSQARQEKEFHDKNFGPFFRTNQLILTAPDRKGDIYDSLLFGKQNFSGIISKDLIIQVLELQQKIQKIEFWSEDLNRTASLKDVCYAPLNPSNPSLTDCAVNSLPQYFQNSLENINAKAIMTELGVTKEVDWRDHLIYCLNSPLSFKDITALGMSCMADYGAPVFTFLAVGGYSDDDYTNAKALILTFSLNNFPRENPKFNVALQWEKEFLKIVQDYEKDPATNFTFAYMAERSLEDEINRTTAEDIPIFMISYLVIFVYIAVALGEYSSCKRLLVDSKFLVGLGGILVVGCSVLASMGFYSWIGLPSSLVILQVVPFLVLAVGADNIFIFVLEYQRDVRRDGETREQHIGRVLGHVAPSMLLCSLSESVCFFLGALSTMPAVRSFALYAALAVLMDFALQMTAFVALLSLDARRQDKNRCELFCCVSVSEKHSDKPNEGFLLPFMRKYYAPALLHRYTRIIVMVVFILMFCASIFLMLHVKVGLDQELAMPTDSYMLRYFSYLHTYFEVGVPVYFVTKRGYDFTSEEGMNAVCSSVGCDQFSLTQKIQYATNYPDLSYIAIPANSWVDDFIDWLNPGSRCCRLYTTGPNQGQFCPANISSLLCWDKCMDGSATSAIRPTVEEFHRFLPDFLGNRPDLQCSKGGLGAYDTSVVVGDNGEIIASRFMAYHSTLTNSQEYTAALQKGRELASSITEAMRKVPGTSPDFEVFTYTLTNVFYEQYLTIVPEGLFNISMCLLPTFVVCCLLLGLDLRSGLLNLITIIMIVVDTVGVMTLWSIDYNAVSLINLVTAVGISVEFVSHMTRSFALSIKPTRVERAAEATANMGSAVFAGVAMTNLPGILVLAFAKAQLIQIFFFRLNLVITLLGLAHGLIFLPVLLTYFGPGLNKALLLQTQKTIQSQDTKRRVKEAYDNISYVENDETNPETCSNATSSSGDAKKPQEPTERREKIDHF, from the exons ATGCTGTCAGAGGCCCAACATCAGGCAGGATTCTGTGCTTTCTACGATGAGTGTGGTCGCAACCCATCCTTAGATGAAACCCTCATTCCTCCTATCGTCCCATGTCTCAACTACAGCCCGGCCCGACACCTCACAGGAGAACACTACCGAAGGTTCAAGGAG GTGTGTCCCATGTTGGATCAAGGAGAGGGAAACACGTACGGCTGCTGCTCCATTGGACAGCTCGCATCTTTGGAGACGAGCCTTTCCCTGTCCAAAGGTGTGCTGAACCGCTGTCCTTCCTGTGCGGAGAACTTTGCCCACATGCACTGCATGGCCACCTGCAGCCCTAACCAGACGCTGGCAGTCAAAGTCACTAAAGTCATGAATGTCACCTACCTGGGCAAGCCAAGGGACGTGGTTGTGGCCTACAACGCATACATCAACAATGAATTCGCAGACACAGCCTTCCAGTCTTGCAAAAATGTCCGTCTACCAGCTACAGGAGGCTTTGCCATCTCCACCATGTGTGGTCGTTATGGGGCTACCCTGTGCACGCCTCAGCGCTGGTACGACTTTCAGGGGGACTCCAGTAATGGTTTGGCCCCTTTGGACATCGACTTCTTTCTGATAAAGGGTCATGACACCACGGGGCTGCCTGAAGGTGTGATTCCTTACAACGGGCGCGCTTTAGGGTGCAACGAGTACACCCCGTCAGGATCAGAGCCCTGCTCCTGCCAGGACTGCGAAATGTCCTGTCCCAGTGTGTCTCCTCCTGCAACCCCTCCACCACCCTTCAGATTGCTCGGGATGGATGGATTCCTTGTGATTTCTATCATTTTATCTTGTGTTCTGATCTGTGCCTTCTTGCTGTATGTCATTGTTTCTTTCTGGATGAgctctaaaaaaagaaaagaccagAGCGGcgagaaaagaaagaataaatccaaagtcaaagaagaaaaagacatcCTTAAGAGAACAATTCATCCTTCAGAGGTGACATGTGCTGATAAGACTAGCTTGGTGGCTCAAGATTTCCTGAGTTCAGTATTTCAACGTTGGGGAACCTTGATGGCGTCCTATCCCCTCacg GTGCTCCTCTTGTCAGCAATAGTTGTTGCTGTCTTCTCTGTTGGCCTCAAGTCCATTGAGCTCACAACAGATCCAGTGGAGCTATGGTCTGCGCCAAATAGCCAGGCCCGCCAGGAGAAGGAGTTTCATGACAAGAACTTTGGCCCGTTCTTTAGGACAAACCAGCTGATCTTAACGGCTCCAGACAGAAAAGGCGACATTTACGACTCTTtgctttttggaaaacaaaatttcaGTGGGATTATTTCCAAAGATCTCATCATCCAGGTGCTGGAACTCCAGCAAAAAATACAG aaaattgAATTCTGGTCTGAGGATCTCAATCGCACAGCGTCTCTGAAGGACGTGTGCTACGCTCCACTGAATCCGTCCAATCCTTCCCTGACCGACTGCGCAGTCAACAGCCTGCCACAGTACTTCCAGAACAGCCTGGAAAACATCAACGCTAAAGCAATTATGACTGAGCTGGGGGTGACCAAAGAGGTGGACTGGAGAGACCACCTTATCTACTGCCTGAA CTCCCCGCTGTCCTTCAAAGACATCACTGCTTTAGGAATGAGCTGCATGGCCGACTATGGAGCGCCggtctttacatttttagctgTTGGAGGTTATAGTG ATGATGACTACACCAACGCCAAGGCGCTCATCCTAACTTTCTCCCTGAACAACTTTCCTCGCGAGAACCCCAAGTTTAATGTGGCACTGCAGTGGGAGAAGGAGTTTCTTAAAATTGTCCAGGATTACGAGAAAGACCCAGCAACAAACTTCACGTTTGCTTACATGGCGGAG AGGTCTCTGGAGGATGAAATCAACCGAACAACAGCAGAGGACATTCCCATCTTCATGATCAGCTACCTTGTAATCTTTGTGTACATCGCTGTGGCTCTGGGGGAGTACTCTTCATGCAAACGCTTACTG GTGGACTCCAAGTTTTTGGTGGGTCTGGGTGGAATCCTGGTGGTCGGCTGTTCGGTCCTGGCTTCCATGGGTTTCTACTCGTGGATTGGCCTCCCGTCTTCGCTGGTCATCTTGCAGGTCGTTCCCTTCCTTGTGCTCGCTGTTGGAGCTGACAACATCTTCATCTTTGTTCTGGAGTACCAG AGAGATGTAAGGAGAGATGGAGAGACTCGGGAGCAGCACATTGGTCGAGTGCTTGGACATGTAGCTCCCAGCATGCTCCTCTGCAGCCTTTCAGAGTctgtttgcttctttttag GGGCCCTTTCCACCATGCCAGCAGTGAGGTCCTTCGCTCTGTATGCTGCTTTGGCTGTGCTCATGGACTTCGCCCTGCAGATGACAGCTTTTGTTGCACTCTTGTCCCTTGATGCTCGGCGCCAAGACAAGAACCGCTGTGAGCTcttctgttgtgtttctgtgtcagaAAAGCATTCCGACAAGCCAAACGAGGGCTTTCTGCTGCCCTTCATGAGGAAATACTACGCCCCGGCTCTGTTGCATCGTTACACCAGGATCATTGTG ATGGTGGTGTTCATCTTAATGTTCTGCGCGTCCATATTCCTCATGCTGCACGTGAAAGTGGGTCTGGATCAGGAGCTCGCTATGCCAACA gacTCGTACATGCTGCGCTATTTCAGCTACCTGCACACGTACTTTGAAGTTGGCGTTCCAGTTTACTTTGTGACAAAGAGGGGATATGACTTCACCAGCGAGGAGGGCATGAATGCTGTGTGTTCCAGTGTGGGCTGTGATCAGTTCTCTCTCACACAGAAGATCCAGTATGCTACAAACTACCCTGACTT ATCCTACATTGCCATTCCTGCTAATTCTTGGGTGGATGATTTTATTGACTGGTTGAACCCTGGATCCAGATGTTGTCGACTCTACACCACTGGTCCAAACCAAGGACAGTTCTGTCCAGCAAACATAA GTTCTTTATTATGTTGGGACAAATGTATGGACGGTTCTGCAACCAGTGCCATCAGGCCCACTGTAGAAGAGTTCCATCGCTTCCTCCCTGACTTCCTGGGTAACAGACCTGACCTGCAGTGCTCCAAAGG GGGTCTCGGAGCTTACGACACATCTGTAGTGGTGGGTGATAATGGGGAAATTATAG CCTCTCGGTTCATGGCTTACCACTCAACCCTGACCAACTCTCAGGAGTACACGGCTGCCCTGCAGAAGGGCAGAGAGCTGGCCAGCAGCATCACAGAGGCCATGAGGAAAGTACCAGGGACCTCTCCAGACTTTGAAGTGTTCACTTACAC gctGACTAATGTGTTTTATGAGCAGTATTTGACCATTGTGCCAGAGGGACTCTTCAACATCTCCATGTGTCTGCTGCCAACCTTCGTGGTGTGCTGCCTTCTGCTGGGCTTAGATCTGCGGTCCGGCCTGCTCAACCTGATCACCATAATCATGATAGTTGTGGACACAGTCGGGGTCATGACTTTGTGGAGCATCGATTACAATGCAGTGTCCCTGATCAATCTGGTGACG GCAGTGGGAATTTCAGTGGAGTTTGTGTCCCACATGACCAGATCCTTTGCCCTCAGCATTAAACCCACACGTGTGGAAAGAGCTGCAGAGGCTACAGCCAACATGGGCAGTGCA GTGTTTGCTGGTGTTGCAATGACCAACCTGCCAGGGATCCTCGTTTTGGCTTTTGCCAAGGCCCAACTCatccagattttcttcttcCGTTTAAACCTGGTCATCACACTTCTTGGGTTGGCCCATGGACTAATATTCCTCCCTGTGCTCCTCACTTATTTTG gtcctGGTCTGAATAAAGCCCTGCTGCTGCAAACCCAGAAGACCATCCAGAGTCAGGACACCAAGAGGAGAGTCAAAGAAGCATACGACAACATAAGCTATGTGGAGAATGATGAAACGAACCCAGAAACATGTTCAAACGCCACAAGTTCTTCAGGGGACGCCAAAAAGCCTCAAGAACCTACAGAAAGAAGGGAGAAGATTGACCATTTCTGA